The Comamonas sp. lk genome contains the following window.
CGGCCAGCATGCGCCGCCCCATTGTTGCGGAAGAAATGGTGTGGGGCAGCTCCCAGCTGCAATTCATCAGCGAGGACCAGAAGCTCTGGTTCGAGCGCATGCGCGATCGCGGCTGGTTTGCGCCTTCGTGGCCCAAGGAATACGGCGGCGGCGGTCTGTCGCCCAAGGAAGCGCGCATTCTGGAAGTGGAAATGGCCAAGCGCGGCTGCCGCCAGCCCCAGTACAACCTGGGCGTGTGGATGCTGGGTCCGGTGCTGGTGGAAGTCGGCACGCACGAGCAAAAGCTCGAGCACCTGCTGCCCATGATGCGTGGCCAGCAGCGTTGGTGCCAGGGCTTCTCCGAGCCCAATGCGGGATCGGACCTGGCCAGCCTCAAGACTTCGGCGCGCCGCGTATCGGACGAGCAGGGCGAGGCCTATATCGTCAACGGCGGCAAGATCTGGACTTCTGACGGCGACAAGGGCGACTGGATGTATGCCCTGGTGCGCACCGACAGCCATGTCAAAAAGCAGGAGGGCATCAGCTTTTTGTTGATCGACATGAAGAGCCCCGGCGTGACCGTCAAGCCCATCGAGCTGATCAGCGGCAAGTCCAGTTTTTGCCAGGTGTTCTTCGACGATGTGCGCGTACCGGTTCGCCAGCTGGTGGGCAAGGAAGGCGAAGGCTGGACGCTGGGCAAGAAGCTGCTGCAGCACGAGCGTGCCGCCATGTCCAAGTTCACCGAAGGCGGTGCGCCCTCGCACGATGTGCTCAAGACCGCGTTGCCTTATATGGTCGATGAGCAGGGCAGGATCAACGAGCCCGTGCTGCGCGACAAGCTGGCCGCCGTGCTCATGGAAGCCCAGGCTTTTGCGCTGACGCACCGTCGCGTGACGGAAAAAGCGCTGGCCCGCAAAGATGTTTCCGGCCCGTCCAGCATCATGAAACTGGTGCAGACCGAGCAGGAAGTCGTCAAATACGAGTTGCTGGAGCAAGCCCTTGGCCTGCGCGGCCTGGGCTGGGAAGGCGAGGACTTCTCTGCCGAGGAGCTGGATGTTTGCCGTGCCTGGCTGCGTTCCAAAAGCTACACCATTGCCGGTGGCAGCTCCGAGGTGCAGCTGAACATCATTGCCAAGCGTGTGCTGGAGCTTCCGGGCTGAGCATCAGCCTTCAAGCGTACGCATCGATTACAAGAAATGGAGACAACCACATGACCATGCTTTTGTCGCAGGAGCAGGAGTTGCTCAAAGACAGCGCGGTGGCTTTTCTGGCCGATCAGACCGGCGTAGCTCAGCAGCGCAAGCTGCGTGACGACAAGGCCCCTCTGGGTTTTGATCCCGCCGTCTGGCAGCAGATGGTGGAAATGGGCTGGCCGATTGCGGTGCTGCCCGAAGAGCACGACGGACTGGCCGCAGGCTATCTGGGAATGGGCGGCGTGTTCGAAGCCATAGGTCGCAATCTGTCTGCCCAGCCTTTGCTGAGCCAGGCAATCGTGGCCCCGGAGCTGCTGATTCGTGCCGGCTCCAAGGCTCAGCAGGCGCAGTGGCTACCTTTGCTGGCCCAGGGTGATGCCAGGATAGCTCTGGCCCTGGACGAAAAATCCGGCAAGCACCTGGCAGGCATGAGCACCCAGGCCCGCCAGACCAGCACCGGCTGGGAGCTGTGCGGCGAGAAGTATTTTGTGCTGGACGGGGTGGGAGCCGACGCATTCATCGTGGCTGCGGCTTCCGAAACCGGAGCCCCGGGTCTGTGGCTGGTGCCTGCAGATGCGGCCGGCGTGACGGTGCAAGCTCAAGCCATGATAGATAGCCGCAACAGCGCCAAGGTGGTGTTCGCTCAGGTGGCGTTGACGGCCGACATGGCACTGGTGGCCACACCTGCCGCACAGGCCCTGGATGCGGCGCTTGACCGCGCTCGCGCCTGCCTGGCTGCGGAGGCCCTGGGCTTGTTGCGCGAGGTGTTCGAGCGCACGATGGCCTACCTCAAGGAGCGTGTGCAGTTTGATGTGGTCATCGGCTCCTTTCAGGCGCTGCAGCACCGCGCAGCACGGCTTTATGTCGAGCTGGAGCTGCTGGAAAGCTGCGTGCTTGCGGCGCTTGAAGCGATTGATGCGGGCAAGGAAGCCGAGATTGCCTTGCACGCCAGCCTGGCCAAGGCCAAGGCTTCGGATCTGTGCGAGAAACTGTGCAACGAGGCCGTGCAGATGCACGGCGGCATTGGCGTGACGGATGAGCT
Protein-coding sequences here:
- a CDS encoding acyl-CoA dehydrogenase family protein yields the protein MVELDTFKQEVGQWLDENCPASMRRPIVAEEMVWGSSQLQFISEDQKLWFERMRDRGWFAPSWPKEYGGGGLSPKEARILEVEMAKRGCRQPQYNLGVWMLGPVLVEVGTHEQKLEHLLPMMRGQQRWCQGFSEPNAGSDLASLKTSARRVSDEQGEAYIVNGGKIWTSDGDKGDWMYALVRTDSHVKKQEGISFLLIDMKSPGVTVKPIELISGKSSFCQVFFDDVRVPVRQLVGKEGEGWTLGKKLLQHERAAMSKFTEGGAPSHDVLKTALPYMVDEQGRINEPVLRDKLAAVLMEAQAFALTHRRVTEKALARKDVSGPSSIMKLVQTEQEVVKYELLEQALGLRGLGWEGEDFSAEELDVCRAWLRSKSYTIAGGSSEVQLNIIAKRVLELPG
- a CDS encoding acyl-CoA dehydrogenase family protein, translated to MTMLLSQEQELLKDSAVAFLADQTGVAQQRKLRDDKAPLGFDPAVWQQMVEMGWPIAVLPEEHDGLAAGYLGMGGVFEAIGRNLSAQPLLSQAIVAPELLIRAGSKAQQAQWLPLLAQGDARIALALDEKSGKHLAGMSTQARQTSTGWELCGEKYFVLDGVGADAFIVAAASETGAPGLWLVPADAAGVTVQAQAMIDSRNSAKVVFAQVALTADMALVATPAAQALDAALDRARACLAAEALGLLREVFERTMAYLKERVQFDVVIGSFQALQHRAARLYVELELLESCVLAALEAIDAGKEAEIALHASLAKAKASDLCEKLCNEAVQMHGGIGVTDELELGLFFKRARVLQHTFGDAGFHRNRFAQLKGF